One part of the Hydrogenobacter sp. T-2 genome encodes these proteins:
- a CDS encoding thioredoxin family protein: MENILKLATLFLVLFFGFMLGLRFYASLRSKKMQGRKIDLITDGVVYFYSERCGACKLMKPEIEKLKEKVEVLEIDVAKPEGFKNAQNLGIMATPTTLVVKDGIIKRAFVGVVKHQRILQEV, translated from the coding sequence ATGGAAAATATCCTAAAACTGGCTACTCTTTTTCTTGTTTTGTTTTTTGGGTTTATGCTAGGTTTGAGGTTTTATGCCAGCCTAAGGAGCAAAAAGATGCAAGGCAGAAAAATTGACCTTATTACAGATGGAGTGGTTTACTTTTACTCTGAGAGGTGCGGAGCTTGTAAGCTAATGAAGCCCGAGATAGAAAAGCTAAAAGAAAAGGTAGAGGTTTTGGAGATTGATGTGGCAAAGCCAGAAGGATTCAAGAATGCACAGAATTTGGGTATTATGGCAACACCCACTACCCTTGTGGTTAAAGATGGTATAATTAAAAGAGCTTTTGTAGGTGTTGTAAAGCACCAGAGAATACTTCAGGAGGTGTAG
- a CDS encoding pseudouridine synthase: protein MEGGALLVRLNRYLSMCGVASRRKADELILEGKVKVNGLVVKELGWRVDPERDVVEVDGKEVKPLRHRYIILYKPCCYLTSLGDAKDGKKTIKELIKDIPEMVYPAGRLDYNAEGLLILTNDGELANRIMHPRHKLPKVYLVWASGKVSKETLDAMKRGANLEDGFAKPDSVKLIKHLRDASLLEIVFHEGRKHIVKRFVSHFGHKVIRLKRTAIGPIKLGSLKSGEWRDMTKEEIDSLHKALYIKPVGRR, encoded by the coding sequence ATGGAAGGAGGAGCGTTATTGGTAAGGTTAAACAGATATCTTTCCATGTGTGGGGTTGCTTCAAGGAGAAAGGCAGATGAGCTTATCCTAGAAGGGAAAGTCAAAGTAAACGGGCTTGTTGTAAAGGAACTGGGATGGAGGGTAGACCCAGAAAGGGATGTGGTGGAGGTAGATGGAAAAGAAGTAAAGCCATTAAGGCACAGATATATAATCCTATACAAGCCTTGCTGTTATCTTACTTCACTTGGTGATGCTAAGGACGGCAAAAAAACCATAAAGGAGCTTATCAAGGACATCCCAGAGATGGTCTACCCAGCAGGAAGACTTGACTACAACGCAGAGGGGCTTCTTATACTTACCAACGACGGAGAACTTGCAAACAGAATAATGCATCCAAGACATAAACTTCCAAAGGTCTATTTAGTCTGGGCTTCTGGGAAAGTAAGCAAGGAAACCCTTGACGCTATGAAAAGAGGTGCGAACCTTGAAGATGGCTTTGCCAAACCAGACAGCGTAAAGCTGATAAAGCATCTAAGGGATGCAAGTCTGTTAGAGATAGTCTTTCACGAAGGTAGAAAGCACATAGTCAAAAGGTTTGTATCTCATTTTGGACACAAGGTTATAAGGCTCAAAAGGACTGCAATAGGTCCAATAAAACTGGGAAGTCTAAAATCTGGAGAGTGGAGAGATATGACAAAGGAAGAGATAGACAGCCTCCACAAAGCCCTATACATTAAGCCTGTAGGGAGGAGATAG
- a CDS encoding sulfite oxidase-like oxidoreductase: MEKKTLVSSINLREDRLPPGQRWISAPIVYDIVDEIPQWDTGKYRFRVFGLVENPLELTYEELLSLPSVELVADFHCVTRWSVKEIRWEGVQTSHILSLAKPKPEAKYVMVQCLEGYTTNLPLEYLYEEDSILAYKMYGKPIPLRHGYPLRLVVPKLYAWKSAKYVWGIELLQEDVPGFWEQRGYNMRGDPWKEERYW, translated from the coding sequence ATGGAGAAGAAAACCCTTGTAAGCTCCATAAACCTTAGGGAAGATAGGCTACCACCCGGTCAAAGATGGATATCCGCCCCAATAGTCTACGACATAGTGGATGAGATACCCCAGTGGGATACAGGAAAATACCGCTTTAGGGTTTTTGGGCTTGTGGAAAACCCCCTTGAGCTTACCTACGAAGAGCTCCTGAGCCTGCCCTCTGTGGAGCTTGTAGCGGACTTTCATTGTGTGACCCGATGGAGCGTAAAGGAAATAAGATGGGAGGGTGTGCAGACCTCACATATACTAAGTCTTGCAAAGCCAAAGCCTGAAGCCAAGTATGTTATGGTTCAATGCCTTGAGGGATACACCACCAACCTACCTCTTGAATATCTTTACGAAGAAGACAGCATACTGGCATACAAGATGTATGGAAAACCCATACCACTAAGACACGGCTACCCCCTTAGGCTTGTAGTTCCAAAGCTATACGCATGGAAAAGTGCCAAGTATGTTTGGGGTATAGAGCTTTTACAAGAAGATGTCCCTGGCTTCTGGGAGCAGAGGGGCTATAACATGAGAGGAGACCCATGGAAGGAGGAGCGTTATTGGTAA